One Treponema pectinovorum DNA segment encodes these proteins:
- the rpsJ gene encoding 30S ribosomal protein S10 — MANGKIRVRLRAFDVELIDQSAKSIVQTVQKAGAKVSGPIPLPTRINKVTVLRSPHVNKKSREQFEMRTHKRLIDILNPTSDVMDSLMKLELPAGVDVEIKQ; from the coding sequence ATGGCTAACGGAAAAATTCGTGTTAGACTTCGTGCTTTTGATGTTGAACTTATAGATCAGAGTGCAAAATCAATAGTACAGACAGTGCAGAAAGCAGGTGCAAAGGTTTCAGGACCAATCCCTCTTCCTACAAGAATCAATAAGGTAACTGTTCTTCGTTCACCTCACGTAAATAAAAAATCTCGTGAGCAGTTTGAAATGAGAACTCACAAGCGCCTTATCGACATCTTGAATCCGACATCAGATGTTATGGATTCATTGATGAAGCTTGAACTGCCTGCTGGAGTAGATGTAGAGATTAAACAATAA
- the rplC gene encoding 50S ribosomal protein L3, with product MKGLIAKKVGMTQVFDNNGELTPVTVIQVEPNTVVATKTKEANGYDAVVLGLDDVKESRINKAYKGQFPENVSPKRHLKEFREFEQEVKVGDQIGLELFEKTSYLDVTATSKGKGFQGVMKRWGFHGGRATHGSKFHREAGGTGNCTTPGHSLKNVKMPGHMGFERVTVQNLKIVKIDPELKVIMVRGAVPGVKDCTLIIKSAVKK from the coding sequence ATGAAAGGTCTGATTGCAAAAAAAGTAGGAATGACACAGGTATTCGACAATAACGGCGAACTGACACCAGTAACCGTGATCCAAGTAGAACCGAATACAGTTGTTGCTACAAAGACAAAGGAAGCAAATGGCTACGATGCTGTTGTTTTGGGTCTTGATGATGTAAAAGAGTCAAGAATCAACAAAGCATACAAGGGGCAGTTTCCAGAGAACGTATCGCCAAAACGTCATTTAAAAGAATTCCGTGAATTCGAACAGGAAGTTAAAGTTGGCGATCAGATTGGTCTTGAGTTGTTTGAAAAAACATCGTATTTGGATGTTACTGCAACTTCAAAGGGGAAGGGATTTCAAGGCGTTATGAAGCGCTGGGGCTTCCACGGAGGAAGGGCTACACATGGTTCTAAATTCCATCGTGAAGCAGGTGGTACAGGAAATTGTACGACACCAGGACACAGCCTTAAAAATGTAAAAATGCCAGGACATATGGGGTTTGAGCGCGTAACTGTTCAGAATCTCAAGATTGTTAAGATTGATCCTGAACTTAAAGTTATTATGGTTCGCGGAGCAGTTCCTGGTGTTAAAGATTGCACACTTATCATCAAGTCTGCAGTAAAGAAGTAA
- the rplD gene encoding 50S ribosomal protein L4: protein MDKKVFSTDGKELRTITLDDSIFGLPVNEDVIYYAINNELANKRVGTACTKTRSEVHGSNAKPYKQKGTGHARRGDKKSPINVGGGTIFGPKPRDFGFELPKKVKRLAMKSILSLQAQSDRLTVVEDFTVESGKTKDLVKVLNNFAKDERTVIILKDNDAKIKQAGRNLHNVYFLSFNRLRAHDLFYGRKVILLESAAKNLSEFYKEEEAK from the coding sequence ATGGATAAGAAAGTTTTTTCAACCGATGGTAAAGAACTGCGCACTATTACGCTTGATGATAGCATTTTCGGACTCCCAGTAAATGAAGATGTTATTTACTATGCCATCAATAACGAATTAGCAAACAAACGTGTTGGAACAGCTTGTACAAAAACTCGTTCCGAAGTTCACGGTTCAAATGCTAAGCCATACAAACAAAAGGGAACAGGCCATGCTCGTCGTGGTGACAAAAAATCTCCAATCAATGTAGGAGGCGGTACAATTTTTGGACCAAAACCTCGTGATTTTGGATTTGAACTCCCTAAAAAAGTAAAACGCCTTGCAATGAAATCAATTTTGAGCCTTCAGGCACAGAGTGACAGACTTACAGTTGTTGAAGATTTCACTGTAGAAAGCGGAAAAACAAAAGATTTAGTAAAAGTTCTTAATAATTTTGCTAAAGATGAACGCACAGTAATTATTCTTAAAGATAATGATGCAAAAATAAAACAGGCAGGACGCAATCTTCATAATGTTTATTTTTTGTCATTTAATCGCCTTCGTGCACATGACCTCTTTTACGGAAGAAAGGTTATTTTGCTTGAATCGGCTGCAAAAAATCTTTCAGAATTCTACAAAGAAGAGGAGGCTAAATAA
- a CDS encoding 50S ribosomal protein L23, which translates to MTDILIEPVLSEKATALREQGKYTFRVLPEATKTQIKEAVSKLFNVTVVKITTVNVRGKVKRVRGKPGKTADWKKAIVRLAPGQTIKVFEGV; encoded by the coding sequence ATGACTGATATTCTTATTGAGCCAGTACTTTCTGAAAAAGCAACCGCTTTGCGCGAACAAGGAAAATACACTTTTAGAGTTCTTCCTGAAGCGACAAAGACACAGATTAAAGAAGCAGTATCAAAACTCTTCAATGTTACAGTTGTAAAAATTACCACTGTAAATGTTCGCGGTAAAGTTAAGCGGGTTCGTGGAAAACCTGGAAAAACTGCCGACTGGAAAAAAGCAATAGTTCGCTTGGCTCCAGGTCAAACAATTAAGGTATTCGAGGGCGTTTAA
- the rplB gene encoding 50S ribosomal protein L2: MALKVFKPYTAGTRTRIDLVREELTTDKPEKSLVSGLKSHAGRGQGGRISVRHQGGGHKRKYRIIDFKRNKHGIPGTVKSIEYDPNRTANIALIYYADGEKRYIIAPKGLIVGQKVMSGDNASPTVGNALPLEVIPVGFTVHNIELTLGRGGQLARSAGASALVAAKDGEYVIIRLPSGETRRILGKCYATIGVVGNEELMNTQLGKAGRSRWLGIRPAVRGMAMNPVDHPLGGGEGAGKGHHPVTPWGQPCRGYKTRNKRKPSNRFIVSRRKKK; encoded by the coding sequence ATGGCTCTTAAAGTTTTTAAACCATACACTGCCGGAACACGTACTCGCATTGATTTGGTAAGAGAAGAACTGACAACAGATAAACCCGAAAAAAGTCTGGTATCAGGTCTCAAATCACATGCAGGTCGCGGACAAGGTGGACGTATTTCTGTACGTCACCAAGGTGGTGGACATAAAAGAAAGTATCGTATAATAGACTTTAAACGAAATAAGCACGGAATCCCGGGAACCGTAAAGTCGATTGAATACGATCCTAACCGAACTGCAAATATCGCTTTGATTTATTATGCAGACGGCGAAAAACGCTATATTATCGCACCTAAAGGACTTATTGTTGGACAGAAAGTTATGTCTGGCGATAATGCTTCTCCTACTGTTGGAAACGCACTTCCACTCGAAGTAATTCCTGTGGGATTCACAGTTCACAATATCGAGTTGACTCTCGGTCGCGGTGGACAACTTGCTCGCTCGGCTGGTGCATCTGCATTGGTTGCTGCAAAAGATGGTGAATATGTAATAATTCGTCTTCCTTCAGGTGAAACTCGTCGCATTCTTGGTAAATGCTATGCAACGATTGGCGTTGTTGGAAACGAAGAACTTATGAATACGCAACTTGGTAAAGCAGGTCGCAGTCGTTGGTTGGGTATTCGCCCAGCAGTTCGCGGTATGGCTATGAACCCTGTTGATCACCCACTTGGTGGTGGTGAAGGTGCTGGAAAAGGACATCATCCTGTTACACCTTGGGGACAGCCTTGTAGAGGTTATAAGACTCGCAACAAGAGAAAGCCTTCTAACCGTTTCATTGTTTCACGCCGTAAGAAGAAGTAG
- the rpsS gene encoding 30S ribosomal protein S19, with product MSRSVKKGPFIEKSLYKKVSEMNKESDKKMIKTYSRCSTIIPEMVGNTISVYNGKAWIPVYVTENLVGHKLGEFAPTRTFKGHGGTDKGAK from the coding sequence ATGTCAAGATCAGTTAAGAAAGGACCTTTCATTGAAAAGAGTCTTTATAAGAAAGTTAGTGAAATGAACAAAGAGTCTGACAAGAAGATGATTAAAACATATTCTCGTTGCTCTACAATCATTCCAGAAATGGTTGGAAACACAATAAGTGTTTACAACGGAAAAGCATGGATTCCTGTATATGTTACGGAAAATCTCGTCGGACACAAACTTGGCGAATTTGCTCCAACCCGTACATTTAAAGGACATGGTGGCACTGACAAGGGTGCTAAATAA
- the rplV gene encoding 50S ribosomal protein L22: MAEKKGYVATTKFLIASPTKVRPVANVIKQKSCSEALAILDNMPQKGANLIKGTLKSAVANALFINKKLDEDMLYIKEIRIDEGPRLKRVWFRARGRADQLLKRMCHITVIVDEKAGE; the protein is encoded by the coding sequence ATGGCAGAGAAAAAAGGTTATGTAGCCACTACAAAATTCCTGATTGCATCTCCAACTAAGGTTCGCCCTGTTGCAAATGTAATCAAACAGAAGTCATGCTCAGAAGCATTGGCAATTCTTGATAATATGCCGCAGAAAGGTGCAAATCTGATTAAAGGAACTCTTAAATCAGCAGTTGCAAACGCTCTGTTCATAAACAAGAAACTCGATGAAGATATGCTCTACATAAAAGAAATTCGTATTGACGAAGGTCCAAGACTTAAGAGAGTTTGGTTCCGCGCTCGCGGTCGTGCTGATCAGCTCTTAAAACGTATGTGTCATATCACCGTCATTGTTGACGAGAAGGCGGGGGAATAA
- the rpsC gene encoding 30S ribosomal protein S3, protein MGQKVNPIGLRLGINKTWQSRWYASPRDYADLVLEDIKIRKMVTALPECQNADIAEIEIIRHPQRVTIVIHTARPGVIIGVKGANIEKISAEIQAQLTKKVQIKIKEVKRADINASLIAQNVGRQLAGRGSFRKALKQASSNAMKGGAQGIKIRLSGRLGGAEMKRSEEHKEGRVPLHTLRADIDYGTFEAHTTYGKIGVKVWVYNGMNYGNEKTEDAGQIVRKPHHDRSQASEDKPRAKRPARAADSSKE, encoded by the coding sequence GTGGGTCAGAAAGTAAATCCTATCGGTTTGCGTCTTGGAATTAACAAGACTTGGCAGTCTCGCTGGTATGCTAGTCCTCGTGATTATGCAGACTTGGTTCTTGAAGATATAAAAATCCGCAAGATGGTAACTGCGTTGCCAGAGTGTCAGAATGCAGATATTGCAGAAATCGAAATTATTCGTCACCCTCAGCGTGTTACTATTGTAATTCATACAGCACGCCCAGGTGTTATTATTGGTGTAAAAGGTGCAAACATTGAAAAAATCAGTGCTGAAATTCAGGCACAGTTGACTAAAAAGGTTCAGATAAAAATCAAAGAAGTTAAACGTGCTGATATAAATGCATCTCTTATTGCACAGAATGTAGGACGCCAACTTGCTGGTCGCGGTTCATTCCGCAAGGCTCTCAAGCAGGCTTCTTCAAATGCTATGAAAGGCGGAGCACAGGGAATTAAAATTCGTTTGTCAGGTCGTCTTGGTGGCGCAGAAATGAAACGCTCAGAAGAACACAAAGAAGGTCGTGTACCTCTTCACACTCTTCGTGCAGACATTGATTACGGCACATTTGAAGCTCATACAACATACGGTAAAATCGGTGTAAAAGTTTGGGTTTATAACGGCATGAACTACGGTAACGAAAAAACCGAAGATGCTGGACAGATTGTTCGTAAGCCTCATCACGATCGTTCTCAGGCTTCTGAAGACAAACCTAGAGCAAAACGCCCTGCTCGCGCAGCAGATTCTTCAAAGGAGTAA
- the rplP gene encoding 50S ribosomal protein L16 → MLSPKRVIHRKVQRGKSKGNATRANNIDFGKIALVALEPIWLQARHIEAARVAINRKLERKGSVWLRVFPDKPITRKPSEVRMGKGKGAPEFWAANIKPGVILFEVGDIDLKLAEEALRLAADKLPIKTKIAYKPTID, encoded by the coding sequence ATGCTTAGTCCTAAAAGAGTTATACACCGTAAGGTACAGCGTGGCAAATCAAAGGGAAATGCTACACGTGCAAACAACATTGACTTTGGAAAGATTGCTCTCGTAGCACTCGAACCAATCTGGTTGCAGGCTCGTCATATCGAAGCTGCTCGTGTTGCAATAAACCGTAAGCTTGAACGCAAGGGAAGTGTGTGGTTACGCGTATTCCCTGATAAGCCAATCACAAGAAAACCATCGGAAGTTCGAATGGGTAAGGGTAAAGGTGCTCCAGAATTCTGGGCAGCTAACATAAAACCAGGAGTAATCTTGTTTGAAGTTGGAGATATAGATTTGAAACTTGCTGAAGAAGCATTAAGACTTGCAGCAGACAAACTTCCAATCAAAACAAAGATTGCCTATAAACCAACTATTGACTAA
- the rpmC gene encoding 50S ribosomal protein L29, translated as MANSKKKNVKEMSYAELVAERNDMKQKYMDLRFQMVIGHVDNPMQKRTMRRQIATLNTLIRAKEIAGQTK; from the coding sequence ATGGCTAATTCAAAGAAAAAGAATGTAAAAGAAATGTCTTACGCCGAGTTAGTGGCTGAACGCAATGACATGAAACAAAAATACATGGATCTCCGTTTTCAAATGGTGATTGGTCATGTAGATAATCCGATGCAAAAGCGAACAATGCGCCGCCAGATTGCGACGCTCAATACGCTCATCCGTGCAAAAGAAATTGCCGGACAGACCAAGTAG